A stretch of Arachis hypogaea cultivar Tifrunner chromosome 15, arahy.Tifrunner.gnm2.J5K5, whole genome shotgun sequence DNA encodes these proteins:
- the LOC112751109 gene encoding probable serine/threonine-protein kinase SIS8 produces MIDAAKENAHLAQKLHDVLLESGVIAPPNLFSEIYNGLGSPTEEKDEHKPESGQETTLPHHRVHPKGSSSSQPEHSKPVEGLGINHLLDPKLAAVQHTPSQVTYGKNIPVAAAAAAAAAVVATSMVGAVAKSNTDSNIELPVAAAATATAAAVVATTAAVSKQYEQGSRSDGHMDGTGYEPKGRILC; encoded by the coding sequence ATGATTGATGCTGCCAAGGAAAATGCTCACTTAGCTCAAAAACTACATGATGTTCTACTTGAAAGTGGTGTCATTGCTCCTCCaaatttattttctgaaatttataACGGGTTAGGCTCCCCAActgaagaaaaagatgaacaCAAACCAGAAAGTGGACAAGAGACTACTTTGCCTCACCACAGAGTTCATCCGAAAGGAAGTTCAAGCAGCCAGCCAGAGCACTCTAAGCCTGTTGAAGGTTTAGGAATAAACCACCTTCTTGATCCGAAGTTAGCAGCTGTACAACATACACCATCCCAGGTAACATATGGGAAAAATATTCCAGTTGCGGCGGCTGCAGCAGCAGCTGCTGCTGTTGTTGCTACCTCTATGGTAGGTGCTGTAGCAAAGTCAAACACTGACTCGAACATTGAGCTTCCCGTAGCTGCAGCGGCCACTGCAACTGCTGCAGCTGTAGTAGCAACCACTGCAGCTGTCAGCAAACAGTATGAGCAAGGCAGTCGAAGTGACGGACACATGGATGGCACTGGTTATGAGCCGAAGGGTAGAATATTGTGTTAG